A genomic window from Candidatus Kouleothrix ribensis includes:
- a CDS encoding ABC transporter substrate-binding protein produces MEPPGRAHGAYGAQRVPRNQTVNLGWSITSPIGVTNPWAVPGYTHQEGNNMLWEGLFYFGIFSDKEIPWLADSMEYTKPDFTELTIKLNKDAAWSDGTPVTADDVIFTFDGQKNNEKLPYHASFVQYMKEAKKVDDKTLVVTFNIPAPRFKFEVLTLKFDTGIPIVPAHVLSKQADVNAFAGGLDMAHSGPYSLVQWDKNQKIFDLREDWWAVKAGRETLPEVKRIVMVNIGGQVGQNMDTVIQREVNNEFDAILDVRASVAKQLLDSNPKITSHTGSEPPYGYLDWWPNSLWVNTQLEPYSDVRVRKAMSLSIDRDKIDEIVYDGAKIATIYPFPLYPGLQKFVDSPEVKALEAKYKPREFSVEKAGQLMTEAGFTQNGDGLWEKDGKTVSAVINGFEGIHSDLAPVLVEMLRNGGFDASINFGTDAQTNMNNGKAGLYLFGHGASLKDPYAAFELYHSRYSAAIGTTAGNGRYSRYKNPEYDKILDEMAPLSADDPKFQADAVKAMEIYWRDVIDIPVIQWLHRIPYNQTYWTNWPTAANVAGGTNGAFWAHTGMLVITQLKAAK; encoded by the coding sequence CTGGAGCCACCAGGTCGTGCGCATGGTGCATATGGAGCGCAGCGAGTTCCGCGCAACCAGACCGTCAACCTGGGCTGGAGCATCACCTCGCCGATCGGCGTGACCAACCCGTGGGCGGTGCCAGGCTACACCCACCAGGAAGGCAACAACATGCTGTGGGAGGGCCTGTTCTACTTCGGGATCTTCTCCGACAAAGAAATCCCCTGGCTGGCCGACAGCATGGAGTACACCAAGCCCGACTTCACCGAGCTGACGATCAAGCTGAACAAAGACGCGGCCTGGAGTGACGGCACGCCGGTGACGGCCGATGACGTCATCTTCACGTTCGACGGCCAGAAGAACAACGAGAAGCTGCCATACCACGCCTCGTTCGTGCAGTATATGAAGGAAGCCAAGAAGGTCGATGACAAGACCCTGGTGGTGACCTTCAACATCCCGGCGCCGCGCTTCAAGTTCGAAGTTCTGACGCTCAAATTCGACACCGGCATCCCGATCGTGCCGGCGCATGTGCTCAGCAAGCAGGCCGATGTCAACGCCTTCGCCGGTGGCCTGGACATGGCCCACTCAGGCCCGTACAGCCTGGTGCAGTGGGACAAGAACCAGAAGATCTTTGACCTGCGCGAGGACTGGTGGGCGGTCAAGGCCGGCCGCGAGACGCTGCCCGAAGTCAAGCGCATCGTCATGGTCAACATCGGCGGCCAGGTGGGCCAGAACATGGACACCGTGATCCAGCGCGAGGTCAACAACGAGTTCGACGCCATCCTCGACGTGCGCGCCTCGGTGGCCAAGCAGTTGCTCGACTCGAACCCCAAGATCACCTCGCATACCGGTAGCGAGCCGCCGTATGGCTACCTCGACTGGTGGCCGAACTCGCTGTGGGTCAACACCCAGCTCGAGCCATATAGCGACGTGCGCGTGCGCAAGGCCATGAGCCTCTCGATCGACCGCGACAAGATCGACGAGATCGTGTACGACGGCGCGAAGATCGCCACGATCTACCCGTTCCCGCTCTACCCCGGCTTGCAGAAGTTTGTCGATAGCCCCGAGGTCAAGGCGCTCGAGGCCAAGTACAAACCACGTGAGTTTAGCGTCGAGAAGGCTGGCCAGCTGATGACCGAGGCCGGCTTCACGCAGAACGGCGACGGCCTGTGGGAGAAAGACGGCAAGACCGTCTCGGCCGTGATCAACGGCTTCGAGGGCATCCACAGCGACCTCGCGCCGGTTCTGGTCGAAATGTTGCGCAACGGCGGCTTCGACGCCAGCATCAACTTCGGCACCGACGCCCAGACCAACATGAATAACGGCAAGGCCGGCCTGTACCTGTTCGGCCACGGCGCCAGCCTGAAGGATCCCTACGCAGCCTTCGAGCTGTACCACAGCCGCTACAGCGCCGCGATCGGCACCACTGCCGGCAACGGACGCTACTCGCGCTACAAGAACCCTGAGTATGACAAGATCCTGGACGAGATGGCACCATTGAGCGCGGATGATCCCAAGTTCCAGGCCGACGCGGTCAAGGCCATGGAGATCTACTGGCGTGATGTGATCGACATCCCGGTGATCCAGTGGCTGCATCGCATCCCCTACAACCAGACCTACTGGACCAACTGGCCGACGGCCGCGAATGTAGCCGGCGGCACCAACGGCGCGTTCTGGGCGCACACCGGCATGCTGGTGATCACCCAGCTCAAGGCGGCCAAGTAG
- a CDS encoding ABC transporter ATP-binding protein — MANLLELKNVTKIYSRGVLSRSSTTALNDVSLRLDENEPTIMTVAGESGSGKTTLAMLLLGFITPTSGQILYQGQDISRLQGSARVAFRREVQAVFQDPFAVFNPFYTVDHLLTVPIKKFKLATSKREARDRMEEALTAVGLRPEDILGRFPHQLSGGQRQRINVARALVLKPKLLVADEPVSMVDASLRANILETLRGLQRNHGVSIIYITHDLTTAYHIAKSIMVLYRGSVMEAGDVDAVIKSPQHPYTQLLIDSIPWPDLKRRWGETEIKAREADGVQVGDGCRFAPRCPFAMEKCAASPPLFRLREHQAAACFRFDTHAQIASEQLSDLLPV, encoded by the coding sequence ATGGCAAACTTGCTCGAACTGAAGAATGTGACCAAAATCTACTCGCGCGGCGTGCTCTCGCGTAGCTCGACCACCGCCCTGAACGATGTCTCGCTTCGGCTCGACGAGAACGAGCCGACGATCATGACGGTGGCGGGCGAGAGCGGTAGCGGCAAGACGACGCTGGCCATGCTGCTGCTGGGCTTCATCACGCCGACTTCGGGCCAGATCCTGTATCAGGGCCAGGATATCAGCCGGCTCCAGGGCAGCGCACGGGTCGCGTTCCGGCGTGAGGTGCAGGCGGTGTTTCAGGATCCGTTTGCGGTCTTCAACCCGTTCTACACCGTCGATCATCTGCTGACCGTGCCGATTAAGAAGTTCAAGCTGGCTACCTCGAAGCGCGAGGCGCGCGACCGCATGGAGGAGGCGCTGACAGCCGTGGGCCTGCGCCCGGAAGACATCCTGGGCCGCTTTCCGCACCAGCTCTCGGGCGGCCAGCGCCAGCGCATCAATGTGGCGCGCGCGCTGGTGCTCAAGCCCAAGCTGCTGGTGGCCGACGAGCCGGTGTCGATGGTTGATGCCTCGCTGCGCGCGAATATTCTCGAAACGTTGCGCGGCCTCCAGCGCAACCACGGCGTCTCGATCATCTATATTACACACGACCTGACAACCGCCTACCATATTGCCAAATCGATCATGGTGCTCTATCGCGGCTCGGTGATGGAGGCCGGCGATGTCGACGCGGTGATCAAGAGCCCGCAGCACCCCTACACCCAGCTGCTGATCGACTCGATCCCCTGGCCCGATTTGAAGCGGCGCTGGGGTGAGACCGAGATCAAGGCGCGCGAGGCCGATGGCGTGCAGGTAGGCGATGGCTGCCGGTTTGCGCCACGCTGCCCGTTTGCGATGGAGAAGTGCGCCGCGTCGCCGCCGCTGTTCCGCCTGCGCGAGCATCAGGCCGCCGCGTGCTTCCGGTTCGATACGCACGCGCAGATCGCATCCGAACAGCTCTCGGATCTGCTGCCGGTGTAA
- a CDS encoding ABC transporter permease codes for MVTIAASQAQEQVLQPSRTTLLLRYLRRNKSLVFGLLILLFLVTFTVYGLLTINPKDAYPLAARSKQPPSLRYPLGTDFFGRNLYASMVVGIWQTALIGVLAGGLGTLIGVVLGFISAYFGGLLDTLIKGICQILTPIPALLIQVVIAGSIDKRSVTIYTMALVVLLLAWMAPTLVIRSQVLSMKQRQFVAVAKLSGVGDLGIIFGEILPNLLPFIAAAFVNQVFVSVFASLYLTVLGLGPLREPLMGNLIWAAQGQSAFFNGWWWWPLFPALAMVLILGSLALINMGLDELANPRVRRTE; via the coding sequence ATGGTAACAATCGCGGCCTCGCAGGCTCAAGAGCAGGTGCTGCAGCCGAGCCGAACGACATTGCTGCTACGCTACCTGCGCCGCAATAAGTCGCTGGTGTTCGGCCTGCTGATCCTGCTGTTCCTGGTGACTTTTACCGTCTATGGCTTACTGACGATTAACCCGAAGGATGCCTACCCGCTGGCGGCACGCTCGAAGCAGCCACCCAGCCTGCGCTACCCGCTCGGCACCGACTTCTTCGGGCGCAATTTGTACGCCTCCATGGTGGTGGGGATCTGGCAGACGGCGCTGATTGGTGTGCTGGCCGGCGGCCTGGGTACGCTGATCGGCGTGGTGCTGGGCTTCATCTCGGCCTACTTCGGCGGCCTGCTCGATACGCTGATCAAAGGCATCTGCCAGATCCTCACACCTATCCCGGCGCTGTTGATCCAGGTGGTGATCGCCGGCTCGATCGACAAGCGCTCGGTGACGATCTATACCATGGCGCTGGTGGTGCTACTGCTGGCCTGGATGGCCCCGACACTGGTGATCCGATCGCAGGTGCTCTCGATGAAGCAGCGCCAGTTTGTCGCGGTGGCCAAGCTCTCGGGCGTGGGCGATCTCGGGATCATCTTTGGCGAGATCCTGCCGAACCTGCTGCCGTTCATCGCGGCGGCGTTCGTCAACCAGGTGTTTGTGTCGGTGTTCGCCTCGCTATACCTCACCGTGCTGGGCCTTGGCCCGCTGCGCGAGCCGCTCATGGGCAACCTGATCTGGGCTGCCCAGGGCCAGTCGGCCTTCTTCAACGGCTGGTGGTGGTGGCCGCTGTTCCCGGCACTGGCGATGGTGCTGATCCTTGGCTCGCTGGCGCTGATCAATATGGGCCTCGATGAGCTGGCTAACCCGCGCGTGCGCAGAACGGAGTGA
- a CDS encoding ABC transporter ATP-binding protein has product MNPVLQIVNLQVSYYTDTGRARALDGVTLALNAGEKLGLVGESGSGKSTMALAMMRMIKPPGRIEGGQVIVGDTDLTTLSDEQMLKARLSKIAYIPQGAMNSLNPVMRIGAQMTDAIKAHDIRAARSELEERAIEALESVDLKRSVFKMYPHELSGGMKQRVCIAIGILLKPQVIIADEPTSALDVVTQRQVMETIDRVQKQLGAAVILIGHDMGLMAQFVDKVAVMYAGRLAELSSVTQMFTRPAHPYAQALISSLPSLENKGVFQGIPGLAPSLLRLPSGCAFHPRCTQVLNVCSSKRPELELLEDGRQVACHLYAEKA; this is encoded by the coding sequence ATGAACCCTGTTCTCCAGATCGTCAATTTGCAGGTCTCGTACTACACCGACACCGGGCGCGCGCGCGCGCTCGATGGGGTGACGCTCGCGCTCAATGCCGGCGAGAAGCTCGGGCTAGTCGGCGAGTCGGGCTCGGGCAAGAGCACCATGGCGCTGGCGATGATGCGCATGATCAAGCCGCCAGGGCGGATCGAGGGTGGCCAGGTGATCGTCGGCGACACCGACCTGACCACACTCTCGGACGAGCAGATGCTCAAGGCGCGCCTGAGCAAGATCGCCTACATCCCGCAGGGCGCCATGAACTCGCTCAACCCGGTGATGCGCATTGGTGCGCAGATGACCGACGCGATCAAGGCTCACGACATACGTGCCGCCCGGAGCGAGCTGGAAGAGCGCGCGATCGAGGCGCTCGAGTCGGTCGATCTGAAGCGCAGCGTGTTCAAAATGTACCCGCACGAGCTGAGCGGCGGCATGAAGCAGCGCGTGTGCATCGCGATCGGTATTCTGCTCAAACCGCAGGTGATCATCGCCGACGAGCCGACCAGCGCGCTCGACGTGGTGACGCAGCGCCAGGTGATGGAGACGATCGACCGCGTGCAGAAGCAGCTTGGCGCAGCGGTGATCTTGATCGGCCACGATATGGGCCTGATGGCCCAGTTCGTCGATAAGGTGGCGGTGATGTATGCCGGCCGGCTGGCCGAGCTGAGCAGCGTAACCCAGATGTTCACGCGCCCGGCCCACCCATACGCGCAGGCGCTGATCAGCAGCCTGCCCAGCCTCGAGAACAAGGGCGTGTTTCAGGGCATCCCTGGCCTGGCGCCCTCGCTGCTGCGGCTGCCAAGCGGCTGCGCATTCCACCCGCGCTGCACGCAGGTGCTGAATGTCTGCTCGTCGAAGCGGCCCGAACTGGAGCTTTTGGAAGATGGGCGACAGGTGGCTTGCCATCTCTATGCGGAAAAGGCGTGA
- a CDS encoding ABC transporter permease, which translates to MSLRRIVQRLLFLILVVWAASTITFFVPRISPKNPIRERFDQLARTGGFSPGDVQKMVEAMSKKFGLEKPLWQQYFDYVGSIARFDLGVSLNQFPKTVGELITESLPWTITLLIVTTILSFVIGNLLGAVAAWPRAPSWLRSVATPFVLLQGVPPVLLALFLLFFVAFRLKLLPLGSAYSTGVVPNWSFSFFLDVLRHQILPAISLILSGVGGWVLSMRGMGVTIQGEDYVNFAEHKGLSGYTIFRNYYLRNAMLPQITGLALALGSIVTSQLVIEQMFGLPGLGSVLDAAIRSNDFLVIYGIVLFIVITVASLMMIVELMYPLLDPRVRES; encoded by the coding sequence GTGAGCCTGAGACGAATTGTCCAACGGCTGTTGTTCCTGATCCTGGTGGTCTGGGCGGCTTCCACGATTACCTTCTTTGTCCCGCGGATCTCGCCCAAGAACCCCATCCGTGAGCGATTCGACCAGCTCGCGCGCACCGGCGGCTTTTCGCCCGGCGATGTGCAGAAGATGGTCGAGGCCATGAGCAAGAAGTTTGGCCTGGAAAAGCCATTGTGGCAGCAATACTTCGACTACGTCGGCAGTATCGCGCGCTTCGATCTGGGCGTGTCGCTCAACCAGTTTCCCAAGACGGTCGGCGAGCTGATCACCGAGTCGTTGCCCTGGACGATCACGCTGCTGATCGTCACCACCATTCTCTCGTTCGTGATCGGCAACCTGCTTGGCGCGGTGGCGGCCTGGCCGCGCGCGCCCAGCTGGCTGCGATCGGTGGCTACGCCGTTCGTGCTGCTGCAAGGCGTGCCGCCGGTGCTGCTGGCGCTGTTTCTGCTGTTCTTCGTGGCCTTCCGGCTTAAGCTATTGCCGCTCGGCAGCGCCTACTCGACTGGCGTGGTGCCCAACTGGTCGTTCTCGTTTTTCCTCGACGTGCTCAGGCACCAGATTTTGCCCGCGATCTCGCTGATTCTCTCGGGCGTGGGCGGCTGGGTGCTGTCGATGCGCGGCATGGGCGTGACGATCCAGGGCGAAGACTATGTGAACTTCGCCGAGCATAAGGGCTTGAGCGGCTACACGATCTTCCGCAACTACTACCTGCGCAATGCCATGCTGCCGCAGATCACCGGCCTGGCGCTGGCGCTGGGCAGTATTGTCACATCGCAGCTGGTGATTGAGCAAATGTTTGGCCTGCCTGGCCTGGGCTCGGTGCTCGACGCCGCGATCCGATCGAACGACTTCCTGGTGATCTACGGCATTGTGCTGTTCATTGTGATCACAGTCGCATCGCTCATGATGATCGTTGAGCTGATGTACCCGCTGCTCGACCCACGCGTTCGTGAGAGTTAG